TTCTCGGGCTGTGTGGGCTTTGTCTAGCTGCGCCCGGCAAGTGTGGACGCGGAGCtttgtcgtgacgtcaccgggagataaaagctcggagccgccgcatGTAGCCTTGACACGGGACGACAAAAGAAGATCCGGGCACCCGAAGAAAAAGCAGCTCATCTTGAAGCGtgccgtgcggccaagcgagaatctgcgtgtcggcggtgagacgattcggaataccgtaccTAGCAGCACtgagcatttcctagcaaaatttagccaagcctagtaaaacctggaagaagctaggttgatcaccagctccacCGTTTACTcaagccttgcaccactagtgcaagctgcccacattaaaaaaatattgttcaTTCAAAACGCCTGTTTAAGCAAAGACCTTTCTGTTCTACTTTCATTTATCTACCATATTTACATGCTTCTGAGCTTGTACACATACTGACATCCGCCTGatccttggccaatccccctgagtaggcttcactgcctTTTTTAAAGCTATCATCATTCTGCATTCCGGAACGCATTTTTCCAATGTAGCGAAGTTTTGTTCCCTTATCGTCGCTGTGCATTTTTCCAGGGCCCCACTGAATTCATTGCTCGGTAGAACACAGGAATTTAGGGTGCTGCTTTTTTTGTTATCGCGGTAATTTGAAATCGTGGGTTAATGAAATAAGCATAGCTTAAAAAAGGAGCAGAATAATGAGAGGGAATGTGAAAAGGGATACAGGATCGAGGTACGCGAATCTTGCCTGCCGCTTCGCAGCTGGGGTAAAGGGCTAAGGAgagacaaaaaaaaggaaaagacaggaaaaacagaaagaagaacGCGTAGTGGCGGCGGAGCAGGCAAACTCAATTAAGTTTACATGAATATCTAGTATTTTGTCTGTTGTTCTAAAGCTCGCACTATGTATTACTTGGCACTACTACTCTAGAACGAATGCCTATTAGCTGACATAACCAATTTCCCATGGAATAAACTGATAAAACCACTGTGTTTATTGTTGTAATACATTCTTACTAACAGTTTTGATTCTACGAGTCGTTGCTGTTGTAGCCTACGGATCTTAAGGATGTTGCTTGCGGCATAGAGTACAACGTCTGCGCAGGTAGCATTCTCAGCAGACCCCCATAAAATTGATTAACATACCGAATAACGTaatgtgtacgtgtgtgtgtgtgtgcgtgttgtgaATTTACATACAATACCTAAACATAAATTGTACGCCTTTTCACGTAAGGGGTGGGGGCAACGGTCTCTCTCTATCAACGACCTTGTGCTGAAATTCCATTCTTTTTATCCTGAACTAGGTGTTGTGACAGAATCCCGAAGCGCTGCACTTGCCAGCAAATTTCTGCAAAAGTGCGGGCTGCGACTTGCTCGCCGTTTCGCCGTGTCACCGTCCACCCTAATCAAGGTAATGTACATGGCAGCACTGGATTTGGCAGACGTAGGCCAGATTTTCGAGTAAGTCGCTTTGAAGTAATGAAAATTTACTTGGGTGGTCGAcagcgcgcctcattctctcttgtTTCGTCTTTGCGCTGTTTTCGCGCTCTATATTCAGGTATGAACCACGAGTGGTAAATGAACCCCGATCCTCAACTAGACAGTGTCATGGGTGATTTTGGCTttctagagcgcagctcttaaggcccaaccacaggcacgcttcgccacgcgccggcacgcgcaaatgcgtcaaaagcgtcaaaagcgtcagtccCGAACGGGgtggcgcgtgccggcgcgtggagattttgccagctgccgatgctagaaaaccagcggcgcgagccgacgcgacgccggcgtccaccaatcagagtccgcgaagccGCTGGCTGCTAtgcctgatgatggccgccgatgcgaaggcacctacaccaacgatcgtccgagtgcttcggacgcacgacgcgcgcgacagtgtttcttaaagacagtgttgtgatactaggccgacaaCGAAACGACCgacgaccgtgggtggtggaagtgcgacgagaattcgtgccgcgttcgaacgacgccgccgaacccaacctgccggcccgcggggttccgccgatctcagtgcgatcgtctgctaagATATCCAACCGAACCACGATTGCGGCGaggcctgtgcttgttgtatgtttATTTTGTGGTGCTCGAAACGAATTTAAACATGCTTCGGAACTCCGAAGTCTGGATCATCAATACTCGCCGACCGCCGATGTTTGCATTCAGCGTAGCCCTATCGCAGCCGTCGATTTCGTGACCGGCGAGTGAACGAgaccagctgagaaactctgttGAAGGAAATTAATTTTCGAGTTCAGTGTGCATCGCAGCGATATGAATTATAGCACTCCTCACTTTGCGTGGTGCTCACACAAGAGTGGTGAACCTCGGCGTGCTTGCTGTAAACACCGGGATCCGTCATCATCGTTGCCGAAGGCAGCCGTGACACTCTCCTGCACATTTCACTGATGCTGTACATCTCAGTGATATATGACCTCAAGCATTGTGTATTTGTGCGATTTGTGCTTTGACGTTGGATCTTTAAATTCGTTGACGAACGATTCGCGTGTGATACCACGCAATCGGCAAGTGGCCCTCCGGTACAACTACGTATGAACTTTCCTCGGCTTTCCGGCATCGCCATGTAATAAGTTGCAAGCCCTACGAAAACTGAAGCAGAGAATTACATCCGCGGAAAATAGTACACGAAGAATAAACGACTAGTAGCACAACCAAAACAAATCCACGGTTTCGGCCTTGCATAGCTCCGCAGGGGTGGCGCAAGCGCGCCGGAAGCCTCCAGCGTGCACGACGACAATTCCGGAAGAAATGCTACGCGCGAGGCTTGTTTTGCGCGCAGTGTTTCTGCGTGCTGTTACCCACACGTGCCTTGTGTTGTCGGTGGAAGAGATGGCCGGTATGATCATCGACGCCGAGTTGCTGATCGCTGCTGTTGAGCAGCGGCCAGCTTTATGGATGGCCAGCCACCGACAACACAAGGATAAGTATGCCAAGGCGGCGTTATGGAGAGAGGTTGCGGCCGCCGTCATGCCTGGTGTGGGCATTGAAGGTAAGTTGACCGGTGGACTTTGATGCCCGGCTTATGTCAGCACTGTTACTATACATTGTTGTAATTGCTATTTGCGCAGAAGCCGTCGAACTTGCCCAAAAGCGATGGAAGTCGCTACGGGACAAGTTTCGGCGTATCTTCTTTGCCCACAAGAATCGGCAGAGGCGTGGTGCAGGCCAAGATGATGTTGAATCGGGGGACAGCACGTGGCCATTTTTTGACCTGCTGCTCTTCCTCAAGGACACCATGCAGACAAGGGTGTAAGTGTTGTCATTTTTGTCAATGATTTATAGTCATTTTCACACAAGTGCAGTCCTGTGCTGGGATACTTTTGTTATACGAGATATGTTCAAAACGAAGCCGAAATTTTCCTATAACGTCTTTGTTGCtcattgtacaacattttaagcactgtcccCACTCCAAGTAATCCCCTCTAATGACAATTTAAATGTTCCCATTGTTTTTTCAATTTTTAAAAAGCCTCCTGGAATGCCGTATGGCGCACAGATCTTTTGTCGcattgtactgaatgcatgtcCTCTTTGGTTAGGATCTTTTCAACATGAATTTAAGTTTGGGAAACGAGAAAGTCTGCTGGGCCTAGGTTTCGGAAAGAATGTGGGGCACAACGGGACAAAAAGCAACGCGCGAGCCGGCACATTGTCATGTTCAACATGCAAGTCTGGTTTTCCCACAATTCCAGCCCTTCACTGCGCACGGCATGCCTCAGATGTGCTACAATCTCCCGGTAGActtccttgtttaccatctgaccatgAACTGCAAATTCTTGATGTACAGTACCTTTGCAGTCAGAACACAACCAACATTCCTTTGATGTTTGAATGATTCTTTCGTGCTTTTTGGGAATAGTGGGGAGACCCCTTGTCCACCCACTGCGACTGCACCTTCGTTTCAATACCATGGCtgtaaacccatgtctcatcgcctgttatcaTGACCTTACGGAAGATTTTCTTGGCAGTGACAACCAGTTCCTGGCTCATTTCAACACAGGTCTGTTTACGCTCGTCACCCAACAAACGCGGCATGAATTTTTCACCGACAAACATATTTCAAGTTTGTCACTGAAAATTTGATGGCATGATTCTACACTGATGCCCACTTCATCAGCAACTTCTAAAGCAGTTAAACAAGGATTTCTATGACTGGCAGCACAAACTCTCTTAATATAATCATCacctgttgatgtggaaggtcatCCAGGCTTGGAATCATCGCATACCAACATTCTGCCGTGTTCAAAAAGCTTAAATCACTTGTAGCACtacgtgcgactcatacagtcctccccatATGCTTGGCTTTCATGCTTTGGGATGTATAAGATAACTATAGTACAAGATAACTACGGAATAGCGGTTCGATTCTTTATTTCATCTCAGTGTGTGGAAAGAGTTCAGAACAGAGATGTTTGCACAAGATTGATAGATATGTTTGGTCTTTTGCTTGTGTAGGACATCGGGCAACTACACCAACAGCGAGGCAAGCCCAGCAAGCCAGCCAGTCAGCCCAGCAAGCCAGATGTCGAGGCCTGCCAGCCAAACAATCAGGCCTGCAAGCCAACCAGTGGGGCCTCCAAGCCCAGCTGCTAGCTCGCAGCAGACTGCACAGGAGCTCCTTGGGAATATAATGCAATTTGAGGACATTGATAGTGAAGTATTATTAGAGAGCTCTAGAGACGCGACCTTTCAAACACCCTCCCGGGCACCATCGCCATATTAACCAGGTGCCAGCCCAAGCAGTCGCATCTGCTGCACTTGAAACACCTCAAATAAATGGTCTTCTCCCTCAGCGTAAAGGCGCGAAAAGAAAACATAATAGTAATGAGAATGATACGCATTTTGCCGACCTCTGCGAGGCTCTGAAGAAAACAGAGCCACGCAACAAACATGAACATTTTGGATTGTGTCTGGCCAAATACACGGAGGATTGCCTAAAAGCAGGTTGTTAGAATTCCAGATCAGAGTTTTCGAACTTCTGAGAGAGTTTTCAgaccaataatttaatttttcattggtaaaacaaggggaatgcgggagatggcgattcaagatgacgagtaacacgagaacaaggtgagagcatgagccaatgtttcgacaagtggacttgtcttcttcaaggcgacatatgctcttctcagcacagtatatataggtagggttcttctaaaggtgAGAGAATGTAAGGCGGGTGGGtaaggtaacgagcgagagtatgttgtggcgagggtgtagaattgaaaagaaatataatgcactactgatagtcggtggaggagtttgaggcagcgccgtgtgttagcaggttgacCTGCTCGTTACCTCACttacccgccttaccttctctcccctttagaagaaccctacctatatatactgtgccgaggagagcctatgtcgccttgaagaagacaagtccacttgtcgaaacgttggctcctgctctcatcttgtgcttgtgttaCTGATTTTTCATTGgtgtattttttaaattttcggTATAGCTATTACATAGGGGAAGAACATATGTGAAGAAGCATGCGTAACTAACTGTAAAATAGGTGTAACTAAACCAGCTTTCTTGCAATGCAGCTAAGTATAAACTTTTtaatgttttcttcttttctttatttaaagAGTAGACGTGCAGGGAAGGGGAGAGTGATCACTTCTTTGAATGTGCCGTCAGTATGCTTAAAGGGACTCTAAAGGCAAATATAAAGTCTAGCTAACGTAATAGATCAGTGCTGGAGAAAGTCTATGGCGTCAATATTATTGCGAACAGAGGCTCAGTAATCCAGCtctctgtcttggctcggtttcttgATGCTTGCACGTTTGCATTTTGTGCTGAAAACTGTAGTGTTGTCTGTTGGGTTCCTTTTTAGTCACCGACAGTAGTAAAGGGCAAGTGATGAATGACGAATTGCAATGTCACTACTATCCTACTCGGGGGTGGACGAtttatttaaaattaaattatgaggttttacgtgccaaaaccacgatctgattatgaggcatgccatagtgggggactttggaaatttagaccacctggggttcttgaatgtgcacctaaatctaagtacacgggtgttctcgcatttcgcccccatcgaaatgcggccaccgtggccgggattccatcccgcgacctcgtgctcagcagcccaacatcatagccactgagcaaccacggtgggtgggTGGATGATTTGAACTGCGGTAAAGGTATGCTAACCTTCCAGACGCAAATTTCCCTTAAACTAAGTATTTCCTTGGCACGAATCGCGCACTGCGGGATTTCAGGAATGGTATTTGAAGAGTCCACGTCTACtttgtatttgcctttagtgtgccTTCAAACTGTCTGAATCTCTCAAGCTTTTATGAACATTTTTCTCGCtgacatatttatttattaatatatTTATAAACTAGTCACAAAAACAGTTAAAACAAAGTTCCTAATGCATTTTTTCAGAATGTCATTAATTCATGAGTTAACATTTCCATTGGAAGAATATGCTGTTATGCAGCATATGCACTTGAAATAAGTACATCAAAATATAGGTACAAATACCGAAAGGTTTGTCATGTGTAAAACACAAGCTACCTGTCCAGCAATAAGCGCATTGTTTATATTACTAAACAAAACATAGGAGGCTTTCTTCGTAGAAAGATGTATGGCAGAGTGCATGCCCTGCTATGCAAAACCATTTCCGAAATGTATCTCGCAAGACACATCCATGTGGAGCATTTTAGGCCAGCTGCAACGAAATTTAGGACTGCGTAATAAACCTACTTTCAGATAGTGTAGATATAAAACAGCCTTTGTGCAGGCACATTGTTACATTTGAAATGCTAGCGGATGCATCCTAAAAACCTtgcatacagttaaacctgcttataacgaacctccatataacgaaatCTTAGATATAACGAAAATTTTCTATTCcacgccgttactccatagaagcacatgtatttgagacctctacgtaaagaagtggcagcgggagaccccctcgatataacgaattttcccctcggACAACCTATAgttttcgccccaaattttgtcatttttgcgcgagcagcaaccggaagcacctcctccgccgcgacggaatgcaaagcgagcgcacgtgtgcgtgcgtgcgtgtgcgaggcgggcctgcatccctcgacccggcgatcttgccgccgcgggcgtgacctttccccctcccttcattcaaacctgatcctgccgcttgctgcagctggcctagcccgccaagccggcactctctcctttttcagttgatgtttccgacgcgctggtacacgctgtgacactcgatgagcgcggacacgcgctgtcaaacgctggcatcgtgtggaagcgccgctggagaagcgagcgaagtgaccttcgtgctgttgtttatcgcttcaacgcaaactgagcgccgagctagaacacacagcatgcacaaagctatgagccgccgacgcacctacactgctagactctgccccaacgcagatcgctttcaagatacggcccgcgcgccgctgcgcagtacgcagttgatgctcgagtacagtacaacgccgccccgctatccctccccctcggcggtgcctcgagcgcaaaggaagaaggcacgcttccctgcctttcttgcgcgcgcgagatttagacgcggtagTTGACtcccctcgcacatacagtatacggcgcgcggcggctgcatttcgtcCTTGGAATTTACACgaaatatctatgagccaaaaccaattttagggccacaacgcgtcatgacACCATCTtaatatagcaaatacggatctcaagggccatacttttgctggcggaaaccgaaaatacgtcatagttgtcgcccccggcactttgggcggccaatgccatcgtcaaggtACCAAatcaagcgacatgaaaagtcaaaatggccgctcgggccggcgcggggtggcagttcgcaacgtatgatgcggaaaaggtcccacagttgcgacgcaacagcggggttaccaatgcattgggttctatgggagctgtgccgggaccggccgaaaacaacgtaacagccgggaaaacgcagcccccgggaacgtaacagcggggttctactgtaacactatacgacgctacgacgccatcgtgacgctcgctcttcgtttaagatgcctcgcgcttgtgcgaaacgacacgcgtccatgcatccggttcctggtgtgacattcctagtatgagtgcttcgacgaaaacggaaaacgggtgcgcgttacaattgagggcgcgttagaatcgaataaatacggtaagcgttttctttttcgaattttcgtgctgaacctgcatataacgaaatcctctttataacgaagtttttcgggaatttgtcaatttcgttatatccaggtttaactgtaattaaTAGACCTTCTCTATACCGAAAAACTGCCACTATTACACTGGGACCGAGCAGGCGTCGCTCCTCGACAGGACCTCAGAGAGCAGTCGGCACCAGCGGCTGCGTGCGAAGTGTTGAAACATTGTGGAGTTGGGACATGCTCGGATTTGAGTCACAGCACCAACCACTATGTGCACGTGTATGCTTATGAGCTGTTGAAATGCTACAAATAATATATGGAGACAATTACCATACCTGCCGTTACGCCAATATAACTCATTCAATTTGGGCAAAGtaaaatttcattgcagttggcctttaacttGTACTTGTGACAACACAACAACACACACAAATATGCAAAGAAAACTAAGCATGTAGAATACATTTCCTCAGTGGGGGCGAGGTGTGGCGATGGTGCACGGAAGGATGTGCATTTGTGTTTCGTCTAGCGGCTTGTAGAAAGGGGAATGCTGGCCTTCAAATTTCGCCTGTCATGTTCTATTTAATAAATGTGTGGAGTTTCACATGCTGAAACTACGATATGAGGCCTGCCGTAGTGACGactacagattaattttgaccatctggggttcttgcACCCGATgcatgcacccaatgcattgCACACAGCTgttattgcatttcacccccatcgaaatgtggccatctcccagccgcatttcgatggaggcgaaatgcaagaacgcccgtgtgcttgcgttgtagtgcacgttaaagaacgccaagtggtcacaattaatccggagccctccactatgatggcgtgcctcataatcagaactggttttggcacgtaaaaccccatgaagATGGaagaaatgaggccgccgtggccgaggtGGCTGTGATGTATCAGGCCAAGCTTTCAGAATGAAATCGTC
This genomic stretch from Dermacentor silvarum isolate Dsil-2018 chromosome 2, BIME_Dsil_1.4, whole genome shotgun sequence harbors:
- the LOC119440103 gene encoding transcription factor Adf-1 is translated as MAGMIIDAELLIAAVEQRPALWMASHRQHKDKYAKAALWREVAAAVMPGVGIEEAVELAQKRWKSLRDKFRRIFFAHKNRQRRGAGQDDVESGDSTWPFFDLLLFLKDTMQTRVTSGNYTNSEASPASQPVSPASQMSRPASQTIRPASQPVGPPSPAASSQQTAQELLGNIMQFEDIDSEVLLESSRDATFQTPSRAPSPY